In Nicotiana tabacum cultivar K326 chromosome 19, ASM71507v2, whole genome shotgun sequence, one DNA window encodes the following:
- the LOC107832503 gene encoding uncharacterized protein LOC107832503: MTLDNNSEKAKCDAKTTELFLNICVEEILAGNRPGTHFSRLGWSNPVQKFNDKTGRNCDKVKLKEQIGQPQRKIKENPNVEKFREKGLQHRQLMEYCFKDVTTGEHAWAPSSGVLPDGIQGNNWFQPEQPFEFGTPIDNEEFVNIGGIEKNAEKRFKQTNPEESNVIEKVRDSESGKRRKRKASTAITEKEKNKFNTSLRIPSSMEKIAKAIQSCSSMNMGSKDSSLSIKCVMDVVRNLPGMIVGSDLWCEGNVFSTRRSIVTIAVVGKYV, translated from the exons ATGACACTGGATAACAACTCTGAGAAGGCTAAATGTGATGCAAAAACCACAgaactatttttaaatatatgTGTGGAAGAAATTTTAGCAGGAAATCGTCCTGGAACTCACTTCAGTAGATTAGGATGGTCTAATCCGGTGCAAAAGTTTAATGATAAAACCGGAAGAAACTGTGATAAAGTTAAGTTGAAAGAACAAATAGGACAACCTCAAAG GAAAATAAAG GAGAATCCAAATGTAGAGAAATTTAGAGAGAAAGGTTTACAACATCGACAACTGATGGAGTATTGTTTTAAGGATGTTACAACCGGTGAACATGCGTGGGCACCGTCATCCGGAGTGTTACCAGATGGTATACAAGGAAACAATTGGTTTCAACCAGAACAACCATTTGAATTTGGAACTCCTATAGACAATGAAGAGTTTGTGAATATTGGTGGCATAGAAAAGAATGCGGAAAAGAGATTCAAACAAACTAATCCAGAAGAATCGAATGTGATTGAAAAAGTGCGTGATAGTGAGAGTGgtaagagaagaaaaagaaaagcatcAACTGCTATaactgaaaaagagaaaaataaattcaataCCAGTCTAAGAATACCATCATCAATGGAGAAAATTGCTAAAGCCATACAATCATGCTCTTCAATGAATATGGGGTCAAAAGACTCTTCACTTAGTATCAAGTGTGTAATGGATGTTGTTCGtaatttacccggtatgattgtTGGTAGCGATTTATGGTGTGAGGGAAATGTTTTTAGTACAAGAAGATCCATAGTTACAATTGCAGTGGTTGGAAAATATGTTTGA